In Virgibacillus sp. NKC19-16, a single genomic region encodes these proteins:
- the ssuE gene encoding NADPH-dependent FMN reductase produces the protein MSEIVVLSGSPSEFSRSEQVLKYLGALLQQEYFSVTHISVKDVPAEDVFQGKFDSPAIQEITALVQNAKGIIVGSPVYKGAYSGVLKALLDILPQDVLKHKPVLPLMTGGSPSHLLAIEYALKPVLATLKGHNLKGLYLLDSQIDKQQENPIIDADILQRTKKQLQYFIEIVNRQASAVFFT, from the coding sequence ATGAGTGAAATTGTTGTGCTATCGGGAAGTCCTTCTGAATTTTCGCGATCGGAACAAGTACTTAAATACTTAGGGGCCTTACTTCAACAGGAGTATTTTTCAGTGACTCATATTTCTGTTAAAGACGTGCCAGCTGAAGACGTATTCCAAGGGAAGTTTGATAGTCCGGCCATTCAGGAAATTACGGCATTAGTCCAAAATGCAAAAGGTATTATAGTTGGATCGCCGGTGTATAAAGGTGCATATTCAGGTGTTCTAAAAGCATTGCTCGATATCCTCCCGCAAGATGTACTCAAGCACAAACCAGTACTTCCGCTGATGACAGGGGGGAGTCCGTCGCATTTGCTAGCAATCGAATACGCTTTGAAACCGGTGTTGGCCACATTAAAGGGGCATAATTTAAAAGGACTTTATCTGCTTGATAGTCAAATAGATAAACAGCAGGAAAATCCAATTATCGATGCGGACATTTTACAGCGCACGAAAAAGCAACTTCAATATTTTATCGAAATCGTTAACAGACAGGCGTCAGCAGTGTTTTTTACTTAA